The Plodia interpunctella isolate USDA-ARS_2022_Savannah chromosome 9, ilPloInte3.2, whole genome shotgun sequence genome includes the window AATACTTACGACCCATATCCACAAAAgcgaaaataaattcaaagacAGGAAATGAGCCCCCAATCTGAAGGCAGGCCGACACATACAACATCGCATAGATAAACGACACCATGATCGACAAAGTGACACAGAccatgaatatttttacaggtTTCCTGTGATCTTCCtgaaaataatcaatatttttattattctttaccTACACTCATGAAACAGGtgtgataatatgtatgtgtctctctctcatctgagcgtttgtTCAGCCTTCCTGCCATCGAGTATTAGAGCGCAGGGTCCGCTTTCATTCTAAGTTTACTATTTAGACCAAGTTCGTTTGTAACGATCTCCTGAGAATAAAAGGTGATGCCAAAGTCAATACAAGATGAatatgaattttcaaaaagaaacGAATCAATCAATTATCTTTATActctgtaattaaaaaaaaaacttactttaagctaaagtatgttttgtctctttctgtcaatgctAAATgttgtaaagtgcgatagtgacaagaCATTATTTAGCTTAAAttatgctttatcttttttatgcaTAACAGGGATTGCGTctatctaattttattcaacgagaaatttataatttaaaactatatatgaAACTAAAACCGAACTTATGCCTTGACTGaagttgaaataaacattaggTATGTtctttctattaattttattggtaagtttatcatattataagCATCAGGTTTCTAAATTCGTATGATCTTGTCCATATCGCGGGTGTCCATGagacattttagttttatcatttatttaacgaTAGCATTTTATAGCTGCGTATTGGATAACAAGATATGATACCTATAATACCGTTTTGTAggattattaaaatcaatggTTCGTAACAtaactgtttaaaaatataagtaaataaacaaaaatactttattgtcAGAATTACCCTGTTAATAACTATTAGTAAATAGATGCTGCTCGCCAAGAAAAGTAAGTCAAACAACAGGGCAACCCATCCGAGATACTTCACTGCGATAACTAGACCAACACTGGAGTCGATCTGATGAGGGCCCAAACAGGACGACCCTATTCCTGCATTGGCGCCGAAACCAAAGCTGAGctgtaaagaaataataaaaaaaaccagcCAATTGTGAGTCGGACTCGCGCACGAAGGGTTCGGTACAATCCATACTAATTCTTACTTCCAtactgattttattaaagggaaaagatatacatacatagaactatatgtatgcaaaatttaagaacattgagtagatagagcgtgaagaggtaacaaacaaacaactacctacttactttcgcatttataatattaaattaggatttggatatgtatgtaattagctattttttccaaaaagaaaagaaaaatacgtTATTAGTGCGGGCGGACAATAGTCGTAAGCgatttaaaaagaagaaacagATTATATGGCAGAACTACTTACAACATTATTAAGGTTGACATCAACGACGTCTGGTCGGGCGTCGTTAGCCGTGATCACACATGAGACTCTGATCATGTACGAGTGTCGTATCACTGCCCACGATACGGCTGGACTGGTTACCTGCAATGTTTAATTAGTTCAAGTTGATGAAAAAGCGTCTGAATAATGTTCGAACTATTAAGAAGGACGGATACtaaaaaatggaaaacaaaaatcaatctaattttagttatatataagagtttttagtttttttttaattggtaaACCAACTAGgtacaattttatgttatatagataaacacacAAGGCCAAAAAATGGTTTGCTCtattaaatgtacataaaataatgcgTGTTGATTGCAGGTGAAaagttcaaattaaatttagttcaTTTCCATTTGCATTTCAGCGCGGGAATGCAGCTTGTGTGAAGAAACCTTGCTTAGAAGGCAATctctagattttttaaatttataagttatttgataaggtagtttaattaaatataatttatattatttgattgttaaaatttacttcaagTTCAGTTCAAATTTTAGTCCaagtctatatttttatataatttctagatttcattatgattatataatatttacgtaCAATTCCTAAAACTGCTATAATAGTCACAGCCGTTTTCAAGTCAGGAACACAGGCGCAACATTTATCCACATCAGGGATTTTATTCCACGGCATAATAAATCCAATACAGATacaaaacttgaaatataaattaaaaatgggcTTTAAAACGTAAATAGCAGATTGAACGTCTGTAAATATGATATTGACAATGTCACCTATGtccgatttttttattttgtaggtaGACGAAGAAAATGATAGATACGGATATTTTTTACCTCTGTGCTTAAATTATCCCATGCCAAgcgtttaaaaaatgtattattctCGAtggaaatattacatttatggAATTTGTAGTTACTTGTa containing:
- the LOC128672480 gene encoding uncharacterized protein LOC128672480; amino-acid sequence: MPWNKIPDVDKCCACVPDLKTAVTIIAVLGIVTSPAVSWAVIRHSYMIRVSCVITANDARPDVVDVNLNNVLSFGFGANAGIGSSCLGPHQIDSSVGLVIAVKYLGWVALLFDLLFLASSIYLLIVINREDHRKPVKIFMVCVTLSIMVSFIYAMLYVSACLQIGGSFPVFEFIFAFVDMGLWTYFLIVVRSYRHKNITNPATTVNRIIQRVETIPTSPTMPRAHDNMRAKPGVNSNVSHSAPSGMTFHTHTMN